The Aspergillus oryzae RIB40 DNA, chromosome 5 genome segment TGGAAGTACTCTGTACAAGAAAAGGGATCATGAAGTCACCGAAGAGGAGCATCTTGTTCCCACTTGGGACTGAGGAAATGAAAGATAAGCCAATCACCGGTGATAGCAGTAGTAATAAGAATGGGGACATTCCCCCAAAACAGAAGGGGTGGTCATCTGTTCCATACTGTTCCGGGTAATCTTGATTCCCATCCAGTCCGAGGCAGTAAGGATACCCAAGCTATTGGAAACTTCTGTGGATACGCCACTTCTCTGGGGTATTACTGTACTAGTACCAGCCATCATCCAGCCCCAATAGTAGTACTAGACTACTAGTCTATCTACTCCTCAGACTATCTTGCTAATAGCTTTAACggcgatgttgaagtattATTGTTCAGATACCACAATGCTCGACAGTCATCATGATGTGTCCAATTTCCTCCGAGAAAATTGGAGTGAAACATTTGATTTGCATACATGATATGGATACATCCCTTTGCATATGATAGAGAGAAAATCAAATCTTGACGACGAACCAAACGTCGTTCCAGTGAATCGGAGATCTCGGAATGCAGACCCCGTCAAATCAACAATAGTTCTCAAGAATGACCCGTATAACTTAACTATTGAAGGGGGGAGGGATTCGATTGAATTTTGCTCTTGGGCAAATAATGAAAAGACTCAAAGTTCCACGGAGTTTCCATTGGACAACCTTGCGTGCGAGGGTAAGTATAGGTAGCAATTAGGTCTCGGTACTCAAATTTTCGGTCACCCACAAGACTCCTAAAATTCTCTACTACTAATACTCATGGGtattatcatcattctccaaCGGACCGCCCCTTAGGATCTACATATTCCAATTACTAGCCATAACGTAACGGTGATATGGGGTTATATTCCAtctccattccttccattccacttcatctccacatccacaTGATCGGATCAGCCCCAACCTGCCAATCATTGAACAACGTGATCGACTTGCTTGGCCATGGTACCTTCTGGCAGACGGATGATAAGGCATCAACATTTTTGAGACTCTTGGGTTCACCGTCTTATCTATATACCATGGAAATAAACATACCTAGTCGATTCCTTCCTCCTTGCAGCCGGAGTTTTACCCGTTCCTCCCGCTTTTCCTCTGAGACAGTACCACTTGGTTGAATTCCCAACACAACGCTATGCCAAGTGTTTATACCTAGGGAGTACCTTCAAGGCTTCCAACGAGTACCACCACATCTAGAAATTGACCAATGCGATGCCGTTTACCCGCGCCTCGGTAGGACATGGCTGACTCCCATGGATGATCATCCGTGAGGTCCAAGAAAGGGGAACCCTACTATATTTGTCAGAACCCAACGCCTAGACGGCTTCCTCGGTGACACGGTTTTTCTTGGTCTTTAACGGACCGTTTTCCGAGAGTAAAACTCAAAGTCTTGGTCCTCCAGTCATTGAGCTTTCCATTACCAAATccaaaagtaaaaagaatCGCTCCAGGTGAGCGAAGACCTTCCACGTGATCCTATCATTCACTTGCTGCCCGAATTCGAGTCATTGTTCGGGGAACCACGCTTTGGGAAGTAGTTCACTATCTCCAGCTTTGCCGGTGAATTAGGCTATCagtaaaatgaaaaatagCGGAAGCAATTCCTAAATGATGTGTCAGGGACCTTAAAGCACAAAGGTGTATAAAGGTCTACAGACTCAAGCCATGGTTCTTGGAGAGACAGATACATGCACGAATGGATATATGAATCAATACCATACATTATCCCATTTGCTACCTATAAGCTGGTCATTTTGGGCAATGGATATGACACCTGCAGTCTGATGGATTCTCTTTTGTATCAGCTAACTACATTGAAATAGGACCCAACGGAACTATTGCCCAGGTGTCTAATGTTCTATCATACCGTTGAAGTGGTTCTACCACGAACAATAAACACAAATACTTTCTTGTTCCAAACAATTGCTCTCAATAGGATCAAAACGGTAGCCCTACTCTCTAGGCCACATTGAACAGCCATATCTTCCATTGCTTGAAGGTGAGCCTGcgagcaagaaaacaaagtgCTTTCGAAAAGCCATCGATTAGTTAACAACTAGATAGCATTAGAACAAACGATCTTTGTAAACTAATTGGGCCAATGCAGTAGGGATACTCGTGCAGTAACTGATGCACAGATAGATACATAGTTGAAGCTTGAGCTCATTTTAAAAGCTGCGACTCTGACATCTATGCGATAAGCTCCTCGCCGATTCCGCAGGCGCCCGCTGACAGCAGTGAACAATCACATTGCATACACTAAGACATCGCTATTGAGGCCAACTCAAGTCTCATATCAGTCAACTCTACTGACCATACCCAAATTTTAAAGTAAAAGCAACCTTGCTTTGAGGAAGGTGGCAGATTTGGTTTATTTCTGTTATGTGCCATGGCCTGGATTGGCGAGCCTCCGTCATTGACGAACTCCTCGTTTGTCTACCTTGTGTATAGTACCTCGGATTATCGCCCTACCATATTCAGCAAAGCGGATATGTCTCAGTTTGACTCTGCAGTATCGAAAGGCTCCTATTTCCTGTTACTCATTCGACTCGTTAGTCTACGGACTTCAGGCTGGCTCGCCGGATATTTTCCATGGGCGGCTGATTTAGGTGCTTGATTTAAACAATGAACTCTGATCCGTCCCAAGTATACATACGGAGGAGTCACCTCTACCAGCGATTCTCCACTTCGACCAGAGTTGAATAACACCCACCATATTGAGCTTCATTTGAAAGCCCATCTACCTGGCTTCATAGAATTTCAAGGCAAATTTCGGCGGGTGACACCAAGTCATTAAGCCCTATTGAGTTCAACGAACTTCTCTTTGAGCCGTGTTTAGCTCATAGCCTATAATAACGCGGACAGATTGTACGGGTTAGCATTCGATATGCTTAAGTAAATCCCCTGTTTACCGCTAGACTCAATGCCGAGATATGCTCAACTGGAAAAGAGCATGGCTACTTCAAACCTCGCATTGCCTCATAATGGTTTTTTTGCTAGCCCGAGGAGAGGTTTCATCCAACGTTCACTTCAACAAACACCTAAAGCCGTCGCTAGAGGGCATAAACAAGTAAGCCGTTGCTATACTGTTCCCGTAGTTACAGAGCTACAAATTGGCCGTGACGCAATAGCGTCTAGGGACCAGTGATGGTAGATGCCAGTGGACATTGTTACGATCTCTCGGAGATAACGTGGATAAAGTATTGGGCGCACTGATGATGTCATTGGAATCAATCACAGCACAATTTCTGATTTGAGAACtatcaatcaaaatatatataatgttgAATATAAACCAAGTTGGCCTTCAATATATGTGTCTTGAATATACGGTCTTAGTCAATTAAAGATATTTACTACTATAGCACGCATTGGGGAGCTCTACTTATATGTTCACATGAAAGTTGCGATAATCTCTGGGCTTCTCTGGCCTCCACTTTAGTATTCCTTCATGTAATCAAAAAGAATTGGTAAAAATATAGCCTTCTATAGTATAATAGAATTTAAGCTCAATTGTTCTGGGGTTCCTGTCGGAAATTCATTTGGTAAATTGAAGTTGCAGAACACGTGCGTTCTAGAGACCCGTGTTATTATATGTTTCAAGTTCTGCCTTTGTTTCTCTTATTTACTCTACTAAATCTTTCTGCTTCCGGGTCAGAAAATCTTATAGGCGCCGGTTGAAGCTGCGGAACAGTCACATTGCGCGTACCAGGTAGTTatgcatttcctccaataTCATTGGAACATGAGGCGTGATGCGCCGGGGCCGGCGATGTGACGAGAAGCAGTGACAGTCCAACGGCAGGTTCCGAACTACCGccaaaccaacaataatCCCTACTGGCGTGAGAGCATGCAGCGCGAAAGCACACCCGAGCAGGGGTCGGGCGCAACGACAGCCCCTCTCATTCTGTATTCGAGCTTCTGGTACTCGTCTCCCCGCAGCACCACAATGGCAAGCGCTTTCTCTCCACCGTAAGTAAGACCTTATGGTTACACTTAATTACTGCCTGCCTCCTTCATTATGGTCGCTTCTTCtaattgttttcttgaatATTTTCCTTACCTTCTGTTAACCCAGCCTCACTAATTTTTGATGCTGTCCAGTTCGATAAGGATCCGGGGCTTGCACATGTTTACCCCATATGTAGATGTAGATCTTTTCGAAAGACTGCTTGAGCGCGAAGGGACCGTGATTAGCCACACAATCTTCAATCATTACAGGAAATTTTTGCAAAGCCTCTCTACAATTTGACTTGCACAAACCGACCCCGATTTTATATACTAAGGCTCTCGGACCTCGCAACGGTACCCGTAACCGACAACACATTGCCAAGATGCACAGGCAGCTACGCTTGGATACCTCCGTTGGGGGGAATCAGCGATATTCCTTTATTGAGACGCCACTGGAAATGCATGCTTCTGGAATACGAAATGgtcaacagcagcaagaaaTACCACCGTCGCAACCATTAACAGTACCCAATCCTGATACTGCCCCGGCCCAGGCTGCAGCAGAGCAAGAACAACCACAACGCCTACCACTGTTGAATGAGAAGGCACAGTATGTGCGGCAAGAAGCGGTGGCTCCTGGTAACCTAGGTGGACCGAATCCTGAAGAGCATCCTGCTATCTCTGCCCCTTATGCCGATGCGGTGCCTCAACCGGTTCAGCAACACGATGCAGTTGTGCCGGACTACTCGTATGCCGTACCACCTCCAAACTCCCCAGGACCACTTCCGACCAAGACCTATCCAGAAACCCCAGCGCAAGTAGCCCAGATACATACTATGGCTATTGCACCGGACACAAATCCCCTACAGTCTCCACAGGTACCCTATTTTCCTGGGCCACCGACGGCCTCAGGGACATCCTACACACCATTGGCAGACGATGTTGCGGCCTACCATCAGCCAGGCCAGGTATCGCACCCTAATCAACATATAGTAGGCGGAACATGGAGTCATGACATGTGCGATTGTTCAAGTATTTGGACCTGTTGCCTTGGGATGGTGTGTCCTTGTGTATTGTATGGGAAGACGCAGTATCGTCTTTCGCAGATgtcaaggaaagaagacCCGACAAACATGTTAGGTCATGAGACATGTAATGGGTCATGTACAGCGATGGCTCTCTTGTGTGGTTGTCAATGTAAGCACTACTATTCCAGATCTCGCTTACTGGATGCTAACGGTTTCTATAGGGCTCATGGCGACAATTCAACATAGACGAACCCGCAAAGCGTATGGGATTCGAGGAGACATTGCATCGGACTGTGTTAGAGCGACCTGTTGTACATGCTGCACTCTCATACAGGACGaaaaagagatcaagaaaCGTGAGGAAGAGCGTGCGAATGCAGCCAGAGCTACAGGAGCAACCCTCGTATCACCGTACTTGGCGCCTCCGCAAATGGCATACGGTCCTTTGTCGCGATAAGCGAGATGACCTTGATATTGCAATTTTCGTGAGGCGTGGACGAGATGATAACGCTCTGACTTGGTCTGGACGGCGGCCTCCGTCGAGACGCATTACTTATTGGCATTTGTGTTCATTCACCCTCTTCGCTAAATACCCAGTATAGCGTTCTACTCCTTGAAGGTCTATTTGTGTCTTATACAGGACTTCCGGCCGGATTTGCAGTTAATGATTCATAACGATTCACATTAGTTTTGTAGCCATGTGGGGTCTTGGCGTTGTTTGAAATGATTCCCTTGCATATAGCGGTCAGTTTGCTTCGGTGTGATATTGGGCTTTTGTAGTTCGAGAGTGTGGCCTTTTTGTGTATATACAACCCTCGGACAACTTGTATTTAGAGGATGGACGACGCAACATAGATTCCACTCGGAAAGattcgaagaaacaaagttcTTGCTACAAAATGCGGGCAGAACGTGGTCGGTTGATCATCGACATCTTTGTTAGGCGGTGACGCCAATGGCCGACATCTGGACCGCAGTGGCGGATCCTTAAGGCGTTCAGCGTTACGGAGTGAACTCTCATTGAAAATGTACCACTCTCTGACCCCGACCTCCGCTCGCACCTATCTCAACCGATTAGTGTTTCAACAATTTGCATCGCCTCGTTCGATTTATCTGCATATACAGCTTTGATTGGATTCGTGTACTCGAATCTTGTGCTCCTTGCCATCGCGCCTTTTTTGTCACTCCCCGATCCGACTTTCGGCATCTACTCTTCAAGTTCTCGGTTGAGCACGCGGGGCCAATGGAGGTTTGAAAGCTAACTTGGATGCTTCCTCTGCTGGGAATGGTGAGAGTAACTCGGATGGTCCTGTGGCATATATGAGTGACTACAACCGCGTGGTCTATCTGCTCAGGTTGACCGTCCGACCATGGGGGATGACGTTCGTCTAGCCCCTCGCCAGATATGGGCACAACCGACAACGTCTTCTACGAAGACTTACCAACCCGGATGTACTCCATTTGTGCTCCCCAGTGAAGGTATGCTGCAAATGAAGATGTGGTTCTGCACGAAGTCACTCCCGTGCAAGAATTTGGTTGCCTGAGTTATCTGGTCTTTGAAATCTGGCTAATATGACCGTGTGTGAACGATTTTAGGTTACATTTATCTGAATCTCTCTTACTCGATAGCTCTATCAGAAAATGCCGTTTTTGAGCCAGTCTGCACGAGTACGGCGACCGCGTCGAGAGGTCCATCTCCAATGCTCGATACCCGTGACCCCTTTTACGCCTCGGTGACTCCCCAATTATATGCTATCGGCTGCGCAACAGTAGTTAGCTACCTTCTCGTCATTATTCTTCTTATAACGCCACGCACGTTTTATGTTGGTGGCCCTGGTGGTGGGGCCAATTTCCTAGGTCGCCATGGCATGATCAGTGGCTCCTATAGCGGCAATTCCTCGGTGGTGGGAGTTGGTGGCcggccatggctgcagaAAGTAGCTGCGCTGCTCGTTGCTATATCGTTGACAATTGCGACTGCCGATTCATTCAAGGTGGCCGAGGACCAGTATATACACGGCTACTCTGATGCCGATGCGCTTGCCTCAGAGGTCATTGACGGCATGGAAATTCGCGTTATCAGAGTCATATCGAGCACTTTTCTCTGGCTTGCCCAGGTCCAAACCCTGATTCGACTCTTCCCTCGACACAAAGAGAAGGTCATGATTAAATGGGCCGGTTTCGCCTTGATTGTGTTGGACACGATATTCAGCATTTTGGATAAATTCCTGGTCCAGAGCAACACTACAAGGCCTCGATTATATGAAGATGCAATACCCGCACTCAGTTATCTTTTTGAGCTTGCTCTTAATTTGCTCTATGCGGCATGGGTTATCTTCTACTCGCTATCCAAACATCGTTTCGCGTTCTTCCacccgaagatgaggaatATCTGCCTGGTGGCCCTCTTATCCTTATGCGCGGTTCTAATACCAGTTGTGTTTTTCGTTCTGGATATCGCAAAGCCGGAGGTCGCTGGCTGGGGTACATACATCAGGTGGGTTGGATCGGCGGCAGCTAGTGTTGTGGTTTGGGAATGGGTAGAACGCATTGAAGCATTAGAACGAGATGAAAGGAAGGATGGTATACTCGGCAGGGAGATTTTCGATGGCGATGAAATGCTTGAAGTGACCCCTTCTGAAGAAGTCGATTGGCCTCGCCAAAACAATAGGAATgacagaggaggaggtaCAGGCACATCTTCaggatggggaggaatgATGGGGTTGACTCAACGCCCATTGCGCACTCGAGTTGGTCATCCTGGGGGCCGTAACCGGCAGACTCGTGCTGACGCACAAAACCCTGCCATTTCCAATGACCCCCGTCACCGGGGAGCAGCCCGGCCTACTCCACCGCCCGCTGCTGTTACACCTGTCAGCCGGGCGGACACCACGAGCGCTGCCAGCACCGTGTACAATGTACATTACCATCCTGTCTCCAGCCCTACACCGCCGGTCGCAATGCCGCatatggaagaagaaaatgaagccgACGACTATGGCGATGTTGCCGTCAAGGAACTGGAAACCGCCGTAGAGGAGCATCGATCAAATTCGGCTCATGAGCGCGTCTCAGCGGAGCAGACCAGGGAAGAGTCGCCCCAGATTATCAACGTGGACGACCGATGGCGGACTATACTCAACCCCTTCAGGCGCAGGCGTGCGTCTCTACCTAAGGAAGTTGCTTCAGCACAagcggaagaggaacaggaggaCCCTAGtagagatggagatgagttGTACCACGGGGAGACTAGCGAGCAGGAGTCGTCGCGACCCGTGGTCAATCGTTTATTTGCACTCAATCGCAAACCGAGGCCCGGCTCTGGACGGCAAGGTTCTGATACTCCGTTGCCGGTTACGGTCATCCCCGCCAGGCGTCGCGGCCAGCACACATGGTCACCCGAGTGGTTCACGGAGTCCAGTCTTCTTGAGCCATCCCCAGGTCAGCGACCCCGACCAAATCGCACTGACTTACCGGTAAGGGTAATACAACCACAGGCTCGCACAGCTGCGCCTTGGGCAACGCCCAACGAAGGAGAATTCGGTTATGGCGATTATGAATTACGTTATGACCCTGAAGCGGCAGCGCTTGTGGGACCTGGTGAATCTCATCCTTATCCGCTGTCGACTGATAACGCTTATTATGATACAAACGTCGACCCTGAAAGACCCTCCGTTGCTGAAAGGTATCGCCCAACTCAAGAGTTAGATCAGTCTGCGCCTGAGCGGTTGCAATCACCACAACATCCTCAGCCGACCAATTCACCGAATGACAGTCAGGCCACCAATGAAAATTCTAGACCTCGGTGAGGATTTTGGGGCTCATTTTCTAGTCCATATTTCCTTGGCGGACCGCGCATTTGTCCGTCTGAGTTAGACGATTTATGATGATCCTTATCgtcgattttctttctatttacATTAATCTTTGATATATTCTTGGGTTAGCGGGAGTATCGCTGGATGTATCTGTCGGGGGCcttgcttttcttgatcttctttcttttcttcctctttttattctatcAGGACTGGTATAGGGCACAGGCATAAGTTTGCGGTATTGGGAAGAGTTTATGGTTAATACACTGCCATCCGATGGTTTGAGCAAGGTTTCAATACAGTGGCGAAACGGGTGTTTGGTGCACAAAAGATACCCATGGGATTTACGTATCAAGATATACTTACTACCATTATATATGCTGTACATGCTAATCTGATTTCATTTGGTTGGATTGACGCAGATTCTTTTCCCTAGAGCCGGGTAGAAACACTTGGGATCACATTAAGACTAGCTTGACGAGAAGTTTAGTACTTTATCTCTAAGTTTAAATTTCGGATTGACTTCTTGATTCGCTTAGCTC includes the following:
- a CDS encoding DUF614 domain protein (predicted protein), yielding MHRQLRLDTSVGGNQRYSFIETPLEMHASGIRNGQQQQEIPPSQPLTVPNPDTAPAQAAAEQEQPQRLPLLNEKAQYVRQEAVAPGNLGGPNPEEHPAISAPYADAVPQPVQQHDAVVPDYSYPIFLGHRRPQGHPTHHWQTMLRPTISQARYRTLINI
- a CDS encoding PalH/RIM21 family protein (predicted protein) codes for the protein MGDDVRLAPRQIWAQPTTSSTKTYQPGCTPFVLPSEGYIYLNLSYSIALSENAVFEPVCTSTATASRGPSPMLDTRDPFYASVTPQLYAIGCATVVSYLLVIILLITPRTFYVGGPGGGANFLGRHGMISGSYSGNSSVVGVGGRPWLQKVAALLVAISLTIATADSFKVAEDQYIHGYSDADALASEVIDGMEIRVIRVISSTFLWLAQVQTLIRLFPRHKEKVMIKWAGFALIVLDTIFSILDKFLVQSNTTRPRLYEDAIPALSYLFELALNLLYAAWVIFYSLSKHRFAFFHPKMRNICLVALLSLCAVLIPVVFFVLDIAKPEVAGWGTYIRWVGSAAASVVVWEWVERIEALERDERKDGILGREIFDGDEMLEVTPSEEVDWPRQNNRNDRGGGTGTSSGWGGMMGLTQRPLRTRVGHPGGRNRQTRADAQNPAISNDPRHRGAARPTPPPAAVTPVSRADTTSAASTVYNVHYHPVSSPTPPVAMPHMEEENEADDYGDVAVKELETAVEEHRSNSAHERVSAEQTREESPQIINVDDRWRTILNPFRRRRASLPKEVASAQAEEEQEDPSRDGDELYHGETSEQESSRPVVNRLFALNRKPRPGSGRQGSDTPLPVTVIPARRRGQHTWSPEWFTESSLLEPSPGQRPRPNRTDLPVRVIQPQARTAAPWATPNEGEFGYGDYELRYDPEAAALVGPGESHPYPLSTDNAYYDTNVDPERPSVAERYRPTQELDQSAPERLQSPQHPQPTNSPNDSQATNENSRPR